AGCTCAGGAACGAATGGACTGACACAAACATCTAATCAATAAACTTATCTATAACAAAGAGCTGACCTATTATTCATTGAAAAATGAACATAGGTCAGCTCAATTTTTTTGTCGTTATTATTGTGATTTCCTAGGAAATTGTAATTTTCCCTCGATATTAAGAGGCGTCTGCTGTATTTCGTTTACGGTACATCGATTTTTGTAGAAGGCTTGTCCTTAATTCAATTAAAGGTTGAGCTAGAGTCATTATTGGTTTAGATGCTAATGATAACGTGACAACTGCTGCCAATACGACGAATAAAATATAGTTTCCAGTGTCTTGAATGGCATCGTAGAACGGTGTAATAGAGAACAATTTCACGATAAATCCATGTAGCAAATAAACGTATAATGTTCGTCCACCCATATGCGTGAAGAATAGCTTCCTTCTTGGAACGAGTGCCATGAAACTGAATGTAGCAATGAGCATTAATCCATACATAAGCAAACGAATGAGAATTGCTTGTTCAACACCAACTCCAAGTTCTTCATAGGATGATGAAGCCAATAACCATTCTTTCGCTGCTTCTGGAAAGAAGAAATAATAACTAATAAACATCGTAACGAATAAAGTACTTGCGGCTATACGTTTCCTCGTATTTAACAACGCGTAAAAGTGTTCTTTCTTTAAATAATAGCCGAGCAAAAATACTGGGAAAAAGACAAATGTTCTAGATAGACTTAAAAATGTCCCAATATCTTGTACATATCCTGCAATTAATCCTAGTCCAAGAGCAACGATCAAAGGATATTTAATACGAGCGAATATGACTAGTAATACGTTCCATAGGACTAAACTTAGTAGAAACCAAAGCGTCCAATATGGATCAAAGAGCTTAAATGTTTCACTTCCGTTTTTGATCGTGTAAAAAGCAAAATAGATGATCTGAAAAATGAAATAAGGGATCAATATTTTTTTGAAAATGTTTTTCAAGTAACCTTCTTTAAAGATACTCTTCGAGAAAAATCCAGCAATCAATATGAATGCAGGCATGTGAAACGTGTAAATAAAGTTATACACCGTATATAAAACGTCACTATTTGATTTATGTGGACTTATGAAATGTCCAAATACAACGAGAAAAATCAGTATAAATTTTGCATTGTCAAAATAATAATCTCGTTTTTCCTTACCCATAATCTTTGCCTCCAAGTTGTTTAATCATTATTTGTGTTATACATTAAAAACGAAGCATGCTGTGTACTAACATACCCCGTCAGATTATGAATAAACCGTTTGTCATCAAATTTATTCGTTATCGTTATAAATTTATGGAGGTTTGTAAATTACACTTAACAGATGCTACGACTTTGTAATAAATGTAACCATTTGTAGAGGTGAATAATGGAAAATAAAACGAATATTTTGGCAATTGAGGGACCTTTTTCATTTGAAAATACCTTTCAAAAACATCATCGAACGACAGATACTTTAAAGTCCATGGTCATTAAACCGGAAGAAAGCCGTTTCATTAAATGGATAAACTTAGCTGGAAAGCCGTTTCTTTTAGATATTACAGTTGTTAACGAAGAGAATGGAATCTCCATGCATCAAAATCAAAGAGTGGATAAAGACATAGAGCGTGAGCTCCAAACGTTTATGAAGAGAATGTTTGGTACGGACTATAGGCTGGAATCATTCTATGAACATATAAGAGAAAACAGTCATAGAGTCACCCAAGTTACCCACCTTTTTCATGGCATGCGTGTCATTACCAACCCAGATTTATTTGAGACAACAGTAGACACGATTATAGGTCAGCAAGTGAATTTGAAGTTCGCTGCAACATTAAAGGAACGACTGATTCGTTATGCGGGCACAGTCCATCGGTTCGAAGAGGATAATCTTTACATATTCCCTAGTCCAGATCGAGTCGCTAAGCTTGAATATCAAGAACTTCAAGATTTGTCATTTAGTCAACGGAAGTCAGAATATATTATTGATTTTGCAAGACTAGTGTCTAGTGGAGCGATTGATTTAAATGCCCTATGGAATTTATCTAATCAAGAGATTATTGACCATTTGATGCCATTAAGAGGAATTGGAATGTGGACAGTTGAGTGCTTAATGTTGTTCGGACTCCATCGACCGAATGTACTTCCCGCAGCAGATATCGGATTGAGAAATGCAGTGAAGTTTCTATATGATTCGGAAAAACAACCTCAAACTGAAGAGATTCGAAAACTAGCGGAAGAAGAAAATTGGTACCCATGGGAGAGTTACATTACTTATTATTTATGGCAATATTTAAATACGATATGAACATAAAAAAATAGACCTTGCTTCAGCAAGGTCTATTTCTTCTTATTAATCTAAAATTGTTACTTCTACTTGTTGTACGCCAAATTGTTCGGCTTTATCTTGAGATTGCATATATAGGTCAATCTTATTTCCGTTTATAGCGCCACCTGTATCACCAGCAACTGCACGGCCATAGCCCTCTACATATACTTCTGTTCCGAGTGGAATGACATTAGGGTCTACAGCGATCACTTTTTGGTCTGGATTTTTATTTAAATCAATTCCAGTTGCTGTTACGCCTGAGCACCCATTACAGTCAGCAGTATATGCTGTAGCTTGCATAGTCATTGTTTTTTCTTCATCTGCAGCTGAAGCTTCTGCTTCTTCTGGTTCAGAAGTTGTTGTTGCTTCAGTAGATTCAGCTTCTTCTTTAACTGGTTCGGCTTTTTTTGCTGCTTCATTCAAGTTAAATAGTGCTGCTTTTGTTTCAGGACCTGCAATACCATCAACTTGTAGACTATTTTTATTTTGGAAGTTTTCAACTGCTTTTTCGGTTATAGGACCGAAAATGCCGTCCACCTTATAGTTGTAAAGCTTCATTTCAGCCAAATGCTTTTGTAAATGTTGTACAGCCTTACCACGATCACCACGTTCAATCATTTCAGTAGCTTCTTCTAGTACATCTGCTGTTTCTTGATCGACAGTACCTGTTGGCTTAAGATCATAGTCTTTTTGGAAATTCTTTACCCCTGTATGAGTGATACTACCGAAATAGCCGGTAGATTTATCGTAGTTGAAGAATCCTAATTCTTTAAGGTCCTTTTGAATAGTGTGGACGTCCTCATCCCACATGTTCTTCTTTAACGGCTTGTCCAATTCCGCCGCTTGAGTTGCTGTAGGTGCAAGAGCAGCAGTTCCTGCAATAGCAACAGTAAGTGCTAATTTCTTAAACATATAGAAGGTTCCCTCCTTTAAATTGCAAGACGCATCTGTTTTTTTTACGCGTCTTAATTGGACATTCTACTACTTGAGTATGACAATGCAATAATAGAGCAATTACAATGAAGTTACGATTAGAATACAATGGACAAGTGCTTTGTTATTATTCTGAATATAAGGTAAAATAGGTAATAATTTACTATATTAATCCAGATTGTGAAGTGGAGGGGTTGTTCTGAAGAAATTAAACCTACCATCTAAATGGATTTTATCGATTGGGCTTATTAGTTTAATCATCATTGGAATTGGAGGTTGGACAGGCGTTTATCTGTTTAAAAAAGCAGACGGAAATCCAACAACACTAGCTAGTGCGAAGAATAATGGAGATGTTCGTGTCGTTTCGAACGATGCCTTATTTAATGATGAGGGAAAAGAAGAGGAAATTTTGAGAGAAATAAATTTAATGCACACATATTTCAATGAACTGCTTGGGTGGGGAGCTTGGCAAAGTATCGATCCCACAAATAAAGAAGAACAGCTCGGAGATCGTCTCAAGTATATAAGGAAAATACTAGTCCCGGAAACAAGAGGCACACTAAAGAATGATTTGAATAGAGCAGCAGACGGAATAGAGCGTGCCATTGACGAAAACGATACAAAACATTTGCTGGTTACACATAGAATTTTTCATGATCTTGATGTGGTAATGAATGATATTGTTGTTGATGTATATTGGGGTGTGACTGAAACATATGGAAAGTAAAGGTCGCTGTTAAAAAAACTGTCAAGTTTAGATAGTGAATTCCTTTCAATGTCATGTTAAATTTGAAGTTGGAAGGAAGGGATACTATTGATGTTTAAAGTGATGGTTGCATCTATTCTCATCATTATTTTCGTACTTGTGATATTTGTGGCTGCAATAACAAAGGGATATTCATATAAACATACCATTGATCCACTAGAAAACAATCCAAATGTAGATGGAAATGAAGAAGATAAGGATAAGAATGAACAATAAATGCTTAATTTTATAATTTTACTGATGATAAAGGGTGGCTGTATACTTCAGTCACCCTTTTTTTGTATTTGGACAAGCAAAAAATGGAAAATGGCATATATTGTACAAAGGGAATAAAAATGAATTGAAAGTGGTGGAAAAATGGTTACTGTCGTGATTGATCCCGGTCATGGAGGAACTGACCCAGGTGCAACTTATAAGCAATATAAAGAAAAAGACTTTAATTTAAAAGTCGCGCTATTGATCCGTAAGTATCTAATAGAGACCTATGAAGTGAAAGTATTGATGACAAGGTCCAATGATGAAACCTTAAGCTTAGAGCAACGCACAACATATGCGAATAATAAAAATGCAGATTTCTATTTGTCAGTCCATCATAATGCAGCTGGTGGATCTGGTTTTGAAAGTTATATTTATAATGGTTCAATACCGAGTGCAACGAAGGAAATCCAAAGAATTATCCATAAAGAAATTGTATTTACAACAAATAAATATAATGTAAAAGATCGTGGCCAAAAGAGAGCGAACTTTTTCGTGTTACGGAAGACGAAAATGAATGCACTTCTTCTGGAGGTTTTATTTATAGATAACCAAAGGGATTTGCAGTTGATGTTAAATAATCAATTTCTACAGGATGTTGCGAAAGCAACTGCAATTGGATTAGCAAAAGCTCTCAATTTAACAGCAAAGCCGAAACCTCTACCAAAACCTGATCCAAATGCATTGTACAAAGTCATCGCTGGCTCATTTAAAGAGGAAGAAAATGCTAAGCAACGTGCGCTATTTCTGCAAACGAACAAAATTAACTCGTACATTTATCCTGTAAATATTAATGGAACGACTTATTATCGTGTACAAGCTGGCGCTTTCTCACTCAAAGAAAATGCAGATGAGTTAGTTGCACAGTTGAAAAGTATTGGAATTGATGGAGCATTTATCGTAACAGAAGGTGAAGTTGAGCCACCTCCTGTTGAACCGATTACGGGGTATAGAATTATGGGAAACAGCGTGTTGACAGCTTCTTCAATGAATAAAATGATAAAGGTGATAAACAAAAGTGCGCCAGAACTTGCAGATTTGTATTTAGAAATTGGTGAAAAGTATGGGATCAGAGGTGACGCTGCTCTAGCTCAGGCGATACACGAAACGAACTATTTTAGATTCACAGGAACAGTGAAACCAGAACAAAATAACTATGCAGGTATTGGAACAACTGATCCAAATACGCCGGGTGCAAGCTTTGCTTCTCCTCGTGAAGGCGTAACGGCGCATATACAACATTTATATGCCTATGCATCAACAGATCCATTACCACCTGGAGAAAAGTTAGTGGATCCTCGATTTGATTTAGTGACACGTGGGTCTGCTCCAACTTGGACAAGTTTAAATGGGAAATGGGCTGTTCCAGGCACAACCTATGGACAATTAATCCTCTCCATTTATGAGAATATGATTAATTTCGAGCTAGAACAAATTAATCAATATATTGATCTCTTAGAAAAGACAACACAACAGATCAAAGAATAGTGAGCTCCATTGTTGGAGCTTTTTTTATGCTTGGAAAGCATGTTTGTAATGAGGAATCTGGTTTAGCCTATCTATCAAGCAGATTTATCAAAGGTTTGATCGTTAAGTGTTACAATGTGAAATAGTGATTTATCGGTCTTTACCGCAGTAGTTAGGATGAAGTCTATTGGAAAATTGGAAAAGAAGTGCACGTTATCTTTGGCTATGTAATTTCATAATTGTTGCTGCAATGACAATGATACTTCCATTTCTGCCGCTTTATTTAGAGGAGCTTGGCGTGACGAATGAGAAGTCGTTGAGTATTTGGACAGGTGCAATTTTTTCTGCCGCTTTTTTATCGGGTGCCATTATGGCTCCGATATGGGGGATTTTTGCTGATAAATATGGTCAAAAAGCCAACCTTATCCGTGCTGGAATCGGAATGGGGATTCTCACCTTTTCAATGGCCTTTGCAACAGGTCCATGGATGCTCCTTGGCTTACGCTTTTCAATGGGGTTCTTTTCAGGATTTATAACGGTCTCCTTTTCTTACCTATCTAGAATCACACCTAAAGAACAAACAGGAAGTGCGTTAGGTTTTCTTCAAACTGGTGGCATCTCAGGTGGGATTGTTGGTCCGCTTTTCGGAGGCGCATTATCAGATTGGTTCGGATTTCGCCCGGTATTTGCGGTTACCGGCATAAGCATTTTAATCACTTTACTGCTCGTTATTTATGCGATACCGAAAGATCAACCGATGTTGTCTGAGAAAGAAAAACAAGGGACTTTTAAAGACGTATTAACGAATAAACACCTCATTATTTTATTTATTGCCGCATTTCTATTACAAGCAGCGATGCTAAGTACAAACTCAATGATGACCATTTTTGTAAAAACTTTCGTATCGAATAAAGAAAACTTAGCATTGTTAGCCGGGTTCGCTGCTTCCATATTAGGGATTGCAATTATCATTGGTTCTCCATACTTAGGGAAACTTGGGGATCGAATCGGCCATGTAAAACTGCTACCTGTTGTTATGGTTGCGAGCGGTATATTATTCTTACCGCAGTTATGGACAGATAATATCTATGAATTATATGTTTGGAGATTTATGCAAGGCCTACTGCTTGGTGGCGTTTGGCCAGCCATCCAAACGTTAATTCATAAAAAAACACCACCA
This Pseudalkalibacillus berkeleyi DNA region includes the following protein-coding sequences:
- a CDS encoding acyltransferase family protein, whose translation is MGKEKRDYYFDNAKFILIFLVVFGHFISPHKSNSDVLYTVYNFIYTFHMPAFILIAGFFSKSIFKEGYLKNIFKKILIPYFIFQIIYFAFYTIKNGSETFKLFDPYWTLWFLLSLVLWNVLLVIFARIKYPLIVALGLGLIAGYVQDIGTFLSLSRTFVFFPVFLLGYYLKKEHFYALLNTRKRIAASTLFVTMFISYYFFFPEAAKEWLLASSSYEELGVGVEQAILIRLLMYGLMLIATFSFMALVPRRKLFFTHMGGRTLYVYLLHGFIVKLFSITPFYDAIQDTGNYILFVVLAAVVTLSLASKPIMTLAQPLIELRTSLLQKSMYRKRNTADAS
- a CDS encoding DNA-3-methyladenine glycosylase family protein, with translation MENKTNILAIEGPFSFENTFQKHHRTTDTLKSMVIKPEESRFIKWINLAGKPFLLDITVVNEENGISMHQNQRVDKDIERELQTFMKRMFGTDYRLESFYEHIRENSHRVTQVTHLFHGMRVITNPDLFETTVDTIIGQQVNLKFAATLKERLIRYAGTVHRFEEDNLYIFPSPDRVAKLEYQELQDLSFSQRKSEYIIDFARLVSSGAIDLNALWNLSNQEIIDHLMPLRGIGMWTVECLMLFGLHRPNVLPAADIGLRNAVKFLYDSEKQPQTEEIRKLAEEENWYPWESYITYYLWQYLNTI
- a CDS encoding peptidoglycan-binding protein, which translates into the protein MFKKLALTVAIAGTAALAPTATQAAELDKPLKKNMWDEDVHTIQKDLKELGFFNYDKSTGYFGSITHTGVKNFQKDYDLKPTGTVDQETADVLEEATEMIERGDRGKAVQHLQKHLAEMKLYNYKVDGIFGPITEKAVENFQNKNSLQVDGIAGPETKAALFNLNEAAKKAEPVKEEAESTEATTTSEPEEAEASAADEEKTMTMQATAYTADCNGCSGVTATGIDLNKNPDQKVIAVDPNVIPLGTEVYVEGYGRAVAGDTGGAINGNKIDLYMQSQDKAEQFGVQQVEVTILD
- the ytzI gene encoding YtzI protein, whose product is MFKVMVASILIIIFVLVIFVAAITKGYSYKHTIDPLENNPNVDGNEEDKDKNEQ
- a CDS encoding N-acetylmuramoyl-L-alanine amidase; amino-acid sequence: MVTVVIDPGHGGTDPGATYKQYKEKDFNLKVALLIRKYLIETYEVKVLMTRSNDETLSLEQRTTYANNKNADFYLSVHHNAAGGSGFESYIYNGSIPSATKEIQRIIHKEIVFTTNKYNVKDRGQKRANFFVLRKTKMNALLLEVLFIDNQRDLQLMLNNQFLQDVAKATAIGLAKALNLTAKPKPLPKPDPNALYKVIAGSFKEEENAKQRALFLQTNKINSYIYPVNINGTTYYRVQAGAFSLKENADELVAQLKSIGIDGAFIVTEGEVEPPPVEPITGYRIMGNSVLTASSMNKMIKVINKSAPELADLYLEIGEKYGIRGDAALAQAIHETNYFRFTGTVKPEQNNYAGIGTTDPNTPGASFASPREGVTAHIQHLYAYASTDPLPPGEKLVDPRFDLVTRGSAPTWTSLNGKWAVPGTTYGQLILSIYENMINFELEQINQYIDLLEKTTQQIKE
- a CDS encoding MFS transporter, giving the protein MENWKRSARYLWLCNFIIVAAMTMILPFLPLYLEELGVTNEKSLSIWTGAIFSAAFLSGAIMAPIWGIFADKYGQKANLIRAGIGMGILTFSMAFATGPWMLLGLRFSMGFFSGFITVSFSYLSRITPKEQTGSALGFLQTGGISGGIVGPLFGGALSDWFGFRPVFAVTGISILITLLLVIYAIPKDQPMLSEKEKQGTFKDVLTNKHLIILFIAAFLLQAAMLSTNSMMTIFVKTFVSNKENLALLAGFAASILGIAIIIGSPYLGKLGDRIGHVKLLPVVMVASGILFLPQLWTDNIYELYVWRFMQGLLLGGVWPAIQTLIHKKTPPDIQGRAFGVTSSVRFLGNLTGPLIGGWISGSYVTAYVFGFAGILLMAGGLLVKVGLKE